A stretch of Dysidea avara chromosome 5, odDysAvar1.4, whole genome shotgun sequence DNA encodes these proteins:
- the LOC136256793 gene encoding uncharacterized protein isoform X12: MFHLIGRGTYCVCIVMYQLLLPRCVISSCCQDVSSFGGYQPRCFILLMCYKFLLPRCVIFRWLPAKMFHLIGRGTHCVCIVMYQLLLPRCVISSCRQDVSSFGGYLPRCFILLMCYKFLLPRCVIFRWLPAKMFHLIGRGTYCVCIVTYQLLLPRCVISSCCQDVSSFGGYLPRCFILLMCHQFLLPRCVIFRWLPAKMFHLIDVSSFGGYLPRGFIFGRRTQCVNMLTVAAGMYHLITFSCFVNGS, encoded by the exons ATGTTTCATCTTATTGGTAGGGGAACGTACTGTGTTTGTATTGTGATGTACCAGTTGTTGCTGCCCAGATGTGTCATCAGTTCTTGCTGCCAAGATGTGTCATCTTTCGGTGGCTACCAGCCAAGATGTTTCATCTTATTG ATGTGTTATAAGTTCTTGCTGCCAAGATGTGTCATCTTTCGGTGGCTACCTGCCAAGATGTTTCATCTTATTGGTAGGGGAACGCACTGTGTTTGTATTGTGATGTACCAGTTGTTGCTGCCCAGATGTGTCATAAGTTCTTGCCGCCAAGATGTGTCATCTTTTGGTGGTTACCTGCCAAGATGTTTCATCTTATTG ATGTGTTATAAGTTCTTGCTGCCAAGATGTGTCATCTTTCGGTGGCTACCTGCCAAGATGTTTCATCTTATTGGTAGGGGAACGTACTGTGTTTGTATTGTGACGTACCAGTTGTTGCTGCCCAGATGTGTTATAAGTTCTTGCTGCCAAGATGTGTCATCTTTCGGTGGCTACCTGCCAAGATGTTTCATCTTATTG ATGTGTCATCAGTTCTTGCTGCCAAGATGTGTCATCTTTCGGTGGCTACCTGCCAAGATGTTTCATCTTATTG ATGTGTCATCTTTTGGTGGCTACCTGCCAAGAGGTTTCATCTTTGGTAGGAGAACACAATGTGTGAATATGCTGACTGTTGCTGCTGGAATGTATCATCTGATTACCTTTTCTTGTTTTG TGAATGGAAGTTGA